The following are encoded together in the Osmerus eperlanus chromosome 18, fOsmEpe2.1, whole genome shotgun sequence genome:
- the macir gene encoding macrophage immunometabolism regulator has product MSLKMEMDVSGVSRAPISVLPAAEVKASLKPELADKPRCASTPCSPIKSTVSGYQILHMDSNYLVGFTTGEELLKLAHKWSSATNATTPTEKPPVPEALPVTSSVPKPMDLGIHRMSRKAKMRYYQPYDIPAANGRRRRRMPSSGDPYLRSLSNGEPGRALHGPLPLCLLKGKRSQSKSLDYLNLDKMSVKEPADTEVLQYQLQHLTLRGERMFTRNKT; this is encoded by the coding sequence ATGTCTCTAAAGATGGAAATGGATGTCAGTGGAGTTTCCAGGGCGCCCATCTCTGTTCTACCTGCTGCTGAGGTCAAGGCCTCCCTGAAGCCTGAACTAGCGGACAAACCTCGATGTGCTAGCACCCCCTGCTCCCCGATCAAAAGTACTGTTTCAGGATACCAGATTCTCCACATGGACTCTAACTACCTGGTGGGCTTTACCACAGGTGAGGAGCTGCTCAAATTGGCCCACAAGTGGTCTTCAGCAACCAACGCCACCACACCCACAGAGAAACCTCCAGTACCAGAAGCCTTGCCCGTCACCAGCTCAGTTCCCAAGCCCATGGATCTTGGCATCCACCGGATGTCTCGCAAAGCCAAAATGCGGTACTACCAGCCCTATGACATCCCTGCCGCCAACGGACGAAGACGGAGGCGCATGCCCAGCTCAGGTGACCCCTATCTCAGGTCCCTGTCGAATGGCGAGCCAGGGAGAGCCCTGCACGGCCCCTTGCCCCTCTGCCTGCTCAAAGGGAAAAGGTCCCAGTCCAAGTCGCTGGACTACCTCAACCTGGACAAAATGAGTGTCAAGGAACCGGCAGACACAGAGGTGCTGCAGTATCAGCTTCAGCACCTGACACTGCGCGGGGAGCGCATGTTTACCAGAAACAAGACATGA